GTATAATTAAAATACTCTACAGCTCCAAAGGCTCGGTTGATGCATTTGTAATGCTTGCTGCTGCTGTCTTCATTCTTCATTTCAGTGCTGCTACCCTGCAATTGTTTCCTTTTAGTTCTCTTAGCCCCATCCGATGCTTGCGTACTTCATTTCCTAAACCTTCTTAGATTTGTTTAGTCTACCGTGACGCATATATTGCTTGAAGTGGAGATTTGTGAAAAATGGAATTGATATTCACTAGCTTAAACTAATCAACCATAACAGTCAAAACCAGAAAGGACAAATCAGCTCTAACAAGCTTGCTGCGTTAGCCAAGTCAGGGAATTTACCATGTAATTGGGCGTCTAGTCCCCCGTTATCTCTTCTTTCTGTTTTAGAGTTCGACTCTCCTTTGTAAGCCTGCGGGCCTCATTAAAtgatatataaaaaaagaagaagcttgcATCCTCACCTGATGGTGAACTAATTCATAcatactttttttctttttttatatcgGGAAATTCAAACATAGCGGAGGACGGAGGAGCAATTTTCTTACTTTGGCTCTGTAATATACAGCCATTTTCAAACATTACCCACATCAAAATAAACAGAAAGGTGATAGCAGATATCTTATTTAAGTTCCACACAAGATGAAGTCATCAAATAAGCTCCAAATCACTGAACTTGTTCTAGATAAGGACAATATTATACTAATGTCAAGCTCTGAACAACAAACCAATATCATATCTAAAACAGGTTCCACTGTCTCATAAGGGCCATAACTATTAACATTGCTCTTCAATAAAGCAATGAGCGCGATGCACTCCATTGCACGAGCAGCCCGACTCCATAGCCCATTGCACAAGCAGCCCAACTCCATAGCACGAGCAGCACAACCAGAGAATCAATTATTTTTCAGCACGGCATTTGATGACATCAAGGCCAATCTCAGTTGGATCTGTTGCTTGCAGTTCTATCTGGATGCCATCAAGCTCCCTTTTGAATCTGTCCTTGGAGCTTGCATAAATCATTTTGCTCCTCACCCGTGATGTATCAGGGGACCTTTGGTGaaacaaaaaggtaaaaatAACATGAACTGCAATGATCAGAGAAACAGGTCTCCAACAAAACTAAGATTTTGATGAATTAACTATATATTACCACGCAATGAAAAAAATCCTGCTCTTTTGGCAATTCTCTTCTGTCACAAAGTCATAATCGTAGACAGCGTATCGACACTCATCAGCAGGAAGGCTCGCAGTGAAGTCTTCATAGCTATCAGTTGGCTCGCCAACCTTTTCCACCACAACCTGCTTCTGCTTCTCCTCAATCTTGAATACAATGAAGCGGTAAGTCCTTTTTGCCTTCAGCTCCAAAAACTTCAGCTTGCAATCATCATGCACAGCCATCCCTGATGCTGCATTAGCCTGCGTAGAGGATGGGGAGAAACACTTATTCTATGACGAAAAAGGGAGAGCAGAACAGGACACCATAATTACCTCAAAAGATGGCAACAACATTGGATTATCAAAGGCAGCCTTTTGCCCAAAAGGTGATAGTACATGAAAATGAAGCGAAGTTCAATGTCTACAAAACGTACTCTACCTAAATCTTATTATTATAAAATTTGGGCAGAGCAAAACCCTTAATCATTCAGGGATTTCAACTTTTCATCATATGATATCGTCTTAATCCAGTTGCACTTAATCTATTCCCAAGTTGACTTAAACTTTATACACTTGAATGCGTGGTTCTATTTGTTATTATTATCTACACTTAAAAATTACGAGAAAAGCTCGGTCAACCTAAGAAACATTCTCGGGATATAACCTGTAGTGACTCCTTTCGAATACGAAATAACAATGCACAACGTAACCATATAGACAGGAATTCACTTACAAACCAAAGCACAGCAACAAATCTCCAAATAAATGAACCATTTCCCTTTTTGCTTCCTCACAAGATTTTGACTTACACGTGCAACAAGCAAACTATAATCTATACAGCCAGGATgccacaacacaacacaaccaaaaccaaaccatacTCTATTCTGAAGAGAATGAACAACAAAACGACAGAAAGAACATTTGACAATCAGTTGAATCTAAATCAAC
The sequence above is a segment of the Rhododendron vialii isolate Sample 1 chromosome 13a, ASM3025357v1 genome. Coding sequences within it:
- the LOC131314777 gene encoding actin-depolymerizing factor 2, with the protein product MANAASGMAVHDDCKLKFLELKAKRTYRFIVFKIEEKQKQVVVEKVGEPTDSYEDFTASLPADECRYAVYDYDFVTEENCQKSRIFFIAWSPDTSRVRSKMIYASSKDRFKRELDGIQIELQATDPTEIGLDVIKCRAEK